A stretch of DNA from Besnoitia besnoiti strain Bb-Ger1 chromosome II, whole genome shotgun sequence:
ccttgcgcgccgcctcgcacgccAGCAACGCGTCGCTGCAccctgccgcagccgcgtggtcagaagacggcggaggcgtggcctctgcagccgagCGCTTGAGCGACCAGCGCGTGTAGAAGGCCGCCGGCTGTTggtggcgctgcagcacgcggaGTTGAAGCGTCAAACCCTCCCATACGTTGACTGGGGGGGCGTGCGGCGAGTGCaaacgcgcaggcgagtccTGAGACaacgcgggcgtcgccgtgGTTCCTTTGCaagcctctcgcgcgacagcgacggcgacgccgtccGCGAGATCGCCggtgtcttcttctccagTTGGccttccttcgccgccttctgcttgAAGTTCTTTGCGCTTCTCAgttgcctcctctccccccaaCACGTGCGGGGCTTCAGTCTGCGGCTCGTTCTTCGCGCCCGTCCGCACCCGTCGCGAGGCCTCAGTCGCTTCGCTTTGTCTCATTTCTTGTCCGGCTGCGTGCATCTCCTCGCGTCGTTTCCGGTcgggcttcttcgccttcgttccttcgccttctgaCCCTTTCTGCTCCAAGTCATGGTAGTCGTCTTTTCCGCCTTCTGTCTGTTCAGGTCCCCCAGCCCCCTCGatgtcctcttcgtcgccacGCCGAGAGTGCGCCGCGTGCAAGTCCTCTACGCGTTGTCTCTTcatccgccgccgtcggcgctcgccgtggCTGCCtgtttctgcctcttcgacCTCTTCGAGCGACCCCCCGGGCGACGCTCTCGTtgtgcgctgcgcctctccgcgctcctccgccacTTTCCCTCGCGttccgtcgtcttcggccCGCCGGCTTCCGgtgcgctctcgcgcgcgttctCCTCTCCTTTCGTTTTGCCCGCCGGGCGATGCGCCACCGCCGTCGGATTCGTCCACcgacgccgcgtctccgcgtctcccctcgcttccgctctccacgccgccgcggctcacgAGCGTTGgagccgagaaggcgaggcaggtcgcggcgtgcggcgggtCGCcaaaggccgccgcggagctcgggagatgcagcagcgcagaggcggtcGCGACGATTGCGgcctcgtccttctcctccgccgtgGGGGCCTGCGGGCGGCCGAGGCACTCGAAGAAGGCGTCGCCAAACacgttctccttctcctctggaggcaagagcggcgcgaggctggaggcctgcgcgccgcgctcctgCTCGGCGCGCTGGAAGAAAGACGGGAAGCAGTCcacgcgcgacagcggcggcaggtCGCTCGACTCCTgaaagggggggggaagtACTCGCCAGGCGAGAATAAATGGTGGTAGGCCTGCGTCTTTTGCAGCTCCTGCTGAACTAGACACACGAGCGCCtcaggcgacgccagcgacgacgtcagcagcggagaagccAGCGATCTCGCCTCTGCTTGGAGCGCCTCTtcccgctcgctcgccggcgcgccgtcccggtctgcgcccgccgccgcggcgcagcagccgagcgcggcccccggcgctgccgcggcttgGAGGAGCCCAGTTCggcggtctcctcgctcgtggctgccctcgtcgcttccggctgcctcctcgctcgaCAGCGCGTGTAGCTGCGGCGGTGGGAGCAGGAGCTTCGAGGCGTAAAGCGACTCGGCAAGAACTGGcgaccgcaggcgcgcggtcGACCGgagcagcgcagacgagagtggaaacagagacgacagcgcgagcggctcttcctctcccggGCTCCGAAAGCGAAATGCATGCCgtgggggcggcgggcggtggagcgagcgacgcgaactcccccctcgcctccgcttcgcttcgcccACCGCAGACGGGCCCTGGGCGGTTTGGGCGGCGCCCTGTGTCTCTTCGTGCCCGCCCCCGCCacccttcgccgcctgctgctgcggctccacgttttccgcgccgcctgcctcgccggctctcgccttctcgcacgccgctctgcgacgcctgcgcgcctgccgcctctccgcacCGATCTCCGGCTCGCGCTCGTCTTCAtccgacgcgccgccggcgtctccgtctcttctgcgcgtctgtgactcctcccccgccgcgtcggctgcgcctgcgcggggaTGCGAAATCGCCTCTTCGGTGTGCGAGAAGACACTCCCCGGCTGCGAGGCGGACAAGGAACCCggggcgcgcgtctcgccgtcgcgctggtGCTGCCGCAGGAGCGACACAGCCACGCCAGGGAACATGAGCGCCTCCACGACggtgcgcagctgctgctcttcttcgcggcgcctttcttcctcatcccgctcctctctctcgagtgCACCTCGactgcgggcggcggcgtcgcacgcccgactcgctgccgcgcctccgcggtctACCTCCTGGTCGGTTTCatgccgccgagcgcggccttcgcgcggcctcgcaggctcgcgagcgtcgtcgcgctcccctctgctgcgccttcccGCACGTTTccttcggcggcgcacgcgctcttcgccggcttctgagcgcgagccccgcggcgcctccaggccggcgtcgccttcgtgtggcaggagccgccgcgcctcgtcccTTCTGCGGAAGAACGGCCACatgaggaaggagaagaactTGGAGTGCCGctcggtctccgccggcgcgtcgcgcctgtGTGCGAGTGCGgtgtgcgccggcgcgctgtcgcccccgccctcctcgctctcgctcgaaGACACGTAAATcccgcggtcgcgcttctctctcgcccctGGGCTCCGCAAGCCTCCGCCAGGCCGCCGCAagctctctgcgtccgctgcgCACGAAGTGGGGAACCCTTCGCTCGTCTCCAGAAAAAAATCGATGCCCGAAAAGACTgtctctcgccggcgccgctcgcccctcGTGCGGCGACTCGACGCGCGACTCGTCTCGCGCTCCAGcgtcggcggaggcagcagaagcgacCCCCCTGCCGAGCCCCTCAgaccgccctcgcccgcggacgcgcctcgcctctccattcctcgcggcggcgcgacggacAGCTGGCGGGTCTCGAGGGTCTCCTCGGCCCCGGAAGGCCGCGTACGGactgcctgcgcgtctcgcagcgtccgcggcgcgagaggcgtcgctagagaagcgagcggcgccgagtcGTCGCCCCGagggggcgaggcgcagcttcCGGATTCGTCGGGAACGCGCCAGGAGGAGACGTGATCATCTTCTTCGTCATCCCACAGCATCTCGCCGTCCCCAATCTCCACGTCTGCAtgctctccctcttcttcttcgtcgcctctccgcctgcggcccttccctcttctgcttctctgcggcgtcgccgaagGCCGCCAGGGCCTGGCGCCGGCATACGgaggaggcacgcgcgcctcagaGGCGACTGAGAAGAACGGCAAGCGCCCGCACGCATTGGGGCGGTCGCCGAGCGCTCTCGAGACCCCCCCGCCAGTCGAGCCTGGCGGATggcagccggcgcgaggctcagggcgcgcgggcgaggtcGACGAGGACAGAGCAGAAGCGTCGCTCACCCCCACCCCTTCTTCACGTCCTTCCCGCGGGTGGATGACCACGACTACGTCCTGCCTCGCGGATTCGCATCTGGCCTCTTCAGCGTCTTCCGAGttgcgcggcgagaagctgcCGAGGCCCGAGGGCGggtccgcgcctcctctccccctctcACGCGCCGCTTTCGCGCACGGcgagtctccttcgccgtcgctggcgctcgcggctgcctccacgtcgtcgctgtcgccgtcttcgccgaggcacttctgcgcctcgaggaTCTCCTGCTGGTGcttccgcacgcgcgcgacgacctGGTCGCACTCCTCGACGTACGGGAAGTGCgtcagcgcctgcaggcgcttcaAATGGCGAAACGCCCGGCCGGTTAAGaccagcgacgccgagcggaTGTCTGGCAGCTTCgccagcagcacgcgcaaGTCGAACGAGGACTGAGACGCacacgaggcagcagcgccaggcgacgctgccggcTGTAGCGCGTgccccgcggcgtcgccgagcgcgttgtctgcgtcgcctgcgtggctgagcggcgcctcgcgctcgaagctctcgcgcgccgcatgcgtctgcgGAAGGAGAGTCCACAGCAGGTACTCGGGACCGCCCACGTGGCCTTCGCCTTGCTCAGTCTGGTAGACGTCGCCGAGGATGATGACAGGGGAGCTGTGAACACGCacaggaggcggcagagaacTCGACAGCCACGCATGAGACACGCGCAATGGAGCGGACAGGCTCCGCGGCAGCACAGACGACGGGGACGAGGGAAATgcaaagaagagacgaaaaCCGCAAGGAAGGCGTCAGAGCCTGCGCACATGGGACAAGCAACTGAAGCAAGCAAGCCTAGACCCCAGATCCTCGACCAAGAAGCCGGCAACAAAACTGGACAAAACTCAAGCGCTTCGTATCACGAACtcgctcgaggaggcgcacagAGTGACCAGGAGGGCTTGAACAATGAAAGCAAAAAACTCGAGCAGAAAGGGCCCTAAACACAAGTACTGTGGAGCGCCCGAGCCCCAATGCCGTCCCTGCTCTCCCTCTTTATCTTTTCTTTTGTTCGTTTCTTGTCTGATTCGTCTGTCTTTCTCAAGACGCTTCCCTCGCATGCGCGCTCTCGTGCGCCTGCTTGagctctctcccttctcctcgttttttttctttccctGTTTCGCTCCATAGCCCCTCTGCCTCCCCGTcgcgtctccccccccccccccgctcttctctctcttcttcacttACTCGTCGAGTTCGTCTTCCGGGGGCCCTTGCTCGGTCTCGCACtccgcgcctggcggcctctgtcgcggcgcggcgcgtgtcatttttgcgttttcttcctctgtgcCTTCTGCggttccttctctctctgcgcgcgctctctgcgccgcagcctctctcgcgggcgcccgTCTGTCCGGTGCGCTGTCAGCGCGTTGGCGCGGGTCGCGACTgcattttcttcttccgcttgcgtcctccgccgtgTCTGACAGGGGCGCCGACACCACGACGCGGAAGGGGAGGGCCGtttcgtcgtccgcgcctctgccgcccgcgcccatCGCCCACTCGCCCCCGCCCTCGAACGacaaagcagagagagccgcgccagACTGagccctgtctccgcgcggttccgcggcgtcctccgcagcccCCTCGGCGCCCAAACACCccgccgcgagtctctcgccctcctcctcagtGGAATGCAGCAGTCGCGCGCAGAACTCTTCGCCGAAAatcgctcgcgcccgcacccgccgcgtcgcgcggcctgccagcgcccgccacagcgcctgcggagagcaGGACGCGAAGGCAGTCGacagggcgcgcgccggttCCACGGCCAGCGCCCGCCTCAAAGTCGACTGCGCCTCTCCCCGTCCCCCAGGcacacgcgccgcgaagaggcctctccgccccgagcgcctctccgcgcctctcctctgcccCTCGgcatccgcctcgcccgtgtCGGTTGCGGCTTCACGCTGGCGCGTGGGtgcggcctgcagcggctcttTGCGGCTCGACGAGTTGGGCGCGAAGCCGAACAAACCGCACTGACGGGCGACGGCAATCGAGGTCAGCGGATGGTCGCCAGTCGCGATGCGCACGGCGcactgcgcctgcagcagagtCGCAATCaccgcctgcgtctccggcTTCAGCTGGTTCGTGAAGAGCGCCAACCCCAGAAACGTCAAGCCcagctccgcggcctcccgcgAGATGCACCGCGCagtccgcgcccgcgcctgcgcgcccgcgggctgcAGTGCCCGCCCCGCCAGCGCGATAACGCTGTAGACACTcgcacgcgcgacgcggcaaaGCAAACATCAAGAAAGAAAAGCCGCACAGCAAGCAGCGATGCAGGGCGAGAAAATTTGCCCAGAGTCGAggcacgcgaagcagagaaacGCGAGAAGCGTGCGAATCCATGCCTTGGCGTGGGTCTTGATCGCCGTAATTGTCCTGGTTTCAGTCGGTTTTCGTGTAAATAATTATCGTTTTGCTTCTCGAGGGGCAGTCGAAAGCTctaaccccccccccctcctcgaGCTCCTGAAGCTGTATCTATCAAATATGAAGTAGTATCGAAAGGTCTGTATCTGAGACGGAttgcgctgcggagggcggcacAGAGtcagacgcacacgcgctgcagccgcctcgcgtgccgctTCTTGAAAGCGAAGTGCCTACCGATAGCCTGAGGCGGAGAAGTGATGCAGCTTGTCGTCCAAGTCCTCAGGGAGCGTGTGGCGGTCGCAGAGCGTGCGCAGCATCTCCGTGCTGCCCTTACAATAGACCtgcggagaaaaacgaaCGAAAAAGACGGACACAAACAGAAACGCCAATCAGTCCATGGATGCCCGTTGACACAGAAAGAATACGGCTTCACAAGCCAAGAATCGAGACAGAACGCATACACgcggatatatatatgtatccaCATATGATTAGGGATGTAACCACAGATGTACAGATAAAgatgtatgcatatacatatacatgttCACGGAGAGCTTACATACGCATACCAGCGCATACAAATCAACAAATACGTGCAGAGACAACGTTTGAGACACCACGGCAAGCGAAGAatgcgcgcgcaggcgtgccTCGTGGGAAGGGCCGCGCTAGGCCAAAAAGAGATATACGAGTGCGATGAGGAACAGAAGCCACGAAGAGTAGGTTGACCAATACCCGCTTCATCTGCCGCGCCGGAACGACGGAAAACGCACGAAATGAGGCGGGAAAAGAGATCAAGAGGGGCTCTTACAAAGTATTCGCCCGTGTCGTGGTCGCGCGCGATGACGCTCATGCGTTGAAGAGACGAATCGAAATCGAAGCGCCGCACAATCGCCTGCGCCCCTCGCTGAGAAAGAACAGATTTCGCACAAGACGCAGCGGCATTctcgaaggagagaaaggcaGCCTCCGCACATAAGCCCACAGGTAGAGACTCTGTAAATTGCATCTCGCATGCGCACAGACGCGTAGGACGTATGCGCACGCAAAGACGGCGCGCCAAAGCGTCATCACCAGGCGTCCAGCCAggtttttctctcgtctGAATTCGCTGGTTGAGGTCAATATAAAGATTGATCACTATAAAAACATACGAATCTGAAGTTTGATACGCGCCTTTCCCCCAGCCTCTGCTCTCTGCAAGCTTCCCGGCGGGTCCCTGACCCGCCGCAGTCCGTGTCCGTTTAAAAAATTGTAAAATTTCTGTACAGTGCCGAGTTCGAGCGGAACGCGAAGGAAGCTGTCTCACCAGAGTGCGCCGATTTGCGTCTAGAGGATCTGGGGGCAGCATGAAGGTCAGGCCGGCGATCTCGCCGCCGGTCTCGGTTTCGCTTTGCAGCTGGCGAAAGGCCGCGTGTTCGTCTTCGAcgtcgccgacgacgactgtctctcgccgcctcggtGGCGGCACCGCATCACCTTTTCTAGTCGTCAAAGGAGACTCcgcagcgtccgccgcgcggggagcgagcagcggccgcaagggcgccgtcagcgccgccgcatcccgcgtcgcggcctctgcaggtcGTTCTGAGTCAGTCCCCCGACCCATTGCCTCGTCCCCTCCCGTGGAggcctctcctgtctctccgcggctctcgctgTCGGCTGTGtggctctcggcgccgcccgcgccgtcgagGAGCAGCCAGTTGGTGTGCGTGAGCATCTGCAGCTCCAGGGGGTCGCCCGCGATCTCGCCGCCGatccgcagcagcgagtgACAGACGCTCATGCAGCGCGTCAGGTGCTTCACGCAGTcgcacgccgctgcgcaggccgtGGTGCCCCCCAGAGGCGAAcctgcagacggcgacgacgcgggcgacagtgcggacgcgggcgacgcgccagcCGAAGGCAGggcggacgcagaagaggcgcagagaacgcgcCAGTGGCGCTCGGCGCTCACGGCGGGTGAGACAGAGGTGGTggaaggcgtcggcgagaagcaggcgcgaggcgacgcaaagtccgcgtccgcgtcgtgcGCTTCTAAGGCGGGGGAATCCCCGCGTGGGGGCGGAGCGAtagccgccgcgcagaagtccgccgaggcgcctgccttcGCGTTGGCTGTcgctccgccctctccctcgcagggctgcagagacgcgcgcggcggagaggagcgctgctgccgcgcgggcgcggagagggtCGCTGGAGACCAGGGGCTCGGGCGGCACGGAGAGACGCactcaggcgccgcgagcgtcaCCTTcgagcgaggcctcgcctctccagcgtcgcctcgcgctcgcgcgcccgcagctgaCCGCAGCGCCTCAGGCTTCATCAGCGGCAGGAAAAACGCcctgccttcctccgcggccgcgcgacagcTCCCCCCTTCgccggctccgcgtcgcgcgccagcgtctcCCCGGTCACCGCcagcctcgcggccttcgccgtaGGCAGCGACCTCGAGAAGTGCAACgggaggcgtctgcgagtCCCTCGCGCCGAGAGGGGCTGGCTCTGCTGtcagagacggcgccgcggtcgaGGGACAGCCCTGGCAAGACGGCAGACACGCCTCCATTCTCACGCCTTCCTCCGTCAGCGTGCCGGTCTTGTcgaagcagaggcagcgcaCGTAGCCCCCCATGCcgaggcgcgaaggcgcggtgCAGTAAACGCTATACAGCGCGTAGAGtctgagcagcagcagcatccGCGCACACATGTCGCATGCATGTCGAGCCTAggacccgcgccgcccggtGAAACCGCAAAAAACAAGCCTGCAGCACGCGGACACGCGCAAAGATTCGGATGCAGATATCGGCGATTCAGCCCagtctgctgcctgcgccgccagaagccgcgcgcggtaAGAGGggaacgcagaggccgcggcgagcctgaaccggcggcagcctcgccaCGGCCTCTGGGGGCAGCCGAGCTCGCGggaagcgaagaaacgcgctggggcaaagagagaaagagggcgTAGGCCGCGCCTACCTGCtgacggcgacggagagtCCTACGCTCATCGAGGCGGGCAGGGCGGGAGGCACTGCCGCGGTGAAGAGGTCAAACACACGGAAGAAAATTTCCTTCGGCGGCAGGCCCTGCAGGAGTGAGATCACCAGAGTGAAGACGGCGCCGATGCCCGCAAGGACGGACAGAATCGCGACAAACTTGAGCGCGtctgcgaaaaaaaaaagccaGAAGGCGACCCCGAAAAGCCTCACACCCCACACCAACAGGAGCTCCCCCCatccccccccttcccccccgcAGCTTGTTTCTGCGACACGtgggcgccctccgcaggcagccgcgcaaAAAAAAGCCAAAAAAGGAACCTGGCGCTACGCACAAAGGCCGAAACCGCCTAGGCACAAAGCCTCAAAGCCTGAAAGACGCCGACAGGCGGGCGGACGCCAGTATAGGATAGACGCATATGCAGGTTGAGATAGAAGCATAGAGAGatagagaggcagagagatgGAGAGAGATAGACGCAAATaggcagagacgcgagcaGAGGCATGTACCAGTCAACGGGCCCTGCGCGTGCGTAGGAACTGGCTCGcaaggcgcgcagaagaaagaagccTCCGCACCCGTTTCGAAGTCGATTCGCATAGCGGAGGGAAACAAGAGAGTGCGGAATGTGCGGCCCTGGGCTGTCGCGTATCCCACGCGGCACACTGCAGCAAAGGCAAGCGGCTCCTGCTcgggagaggaaggcccctgcgcggacgacggcgggaCTCTGACGGAGAGGACTTTCGTGCCCGCGAACAGCTGGTGGCGggcggcctgcgagagaCCGACGCGCGACACGCCGCAAAAACAGACAGAAAACCAGACGTGTTCACTCCCGCACGTCATCCACTGCGTCGCGCACGAAGCTCCATCGCAGCCGAGACACGCAGTTTCGCTTCCATCTCCTCCCCGAGGCTTGCGAGGTCTGAGCAGACATTCCCCTCAGACTGTCTCTGGCGctggagacagcggagcACAGAAAACGGCCGAGCTCTCtcgacgcggaagaccgaaaaacgcgcagcgcctgaaAGATTCACCTGCTCCAGGTTCAAGCCtcgctcctcgtcgccggagCCGCGCCCCTCTGGCAGCGGCGTCTTCACGATGGGGAAGCTCTCGCCAGTCAAGCAGCTCTCCGTGACCACAACCTGAAAAAACGGAAAATCGAAGGCGCGCATCACGGACCATACCCCCAGAGCCGAAAAAagagacgcgctgcagcgaaaaACGAGCGAGAAAAGGAAGTCGCAGACACCCGAAAAACGAAGCGccgagaagacagaaaaggctggtagggcgccgcggaatgAAAT
This window harbors:
- a CDS encoding hypothetical protein (encoded by transcript BESB_039940), with protein sequence MAAPRPGAVARRATSLSSAEKDLAAWRGEHQVGGHRRAREARTQESGELREEGARREGERRKQGGERESLILVAYDTFPELQELRLQERVIAVQPFRRRPFRIFLLWILGFLSGGVALLLAHWFRRWAFRWTHAKCFLPEATRLRLATADGGHVEVKVSRIPYSRAAVDALPLRAAPPAEQRRRRFEHSGLLSLSDASAEVTPGLESGGTRGASQDPDEKFRKRTAALAGGEQAHDCAETEGRASSELEISNAENCDDSGFDTRLSWAWMFEYRYIRYILEAPEGDAAAASGAALPPSSTFKPLVYDVCFPPEELRRRLLAAPPSADLVRLRRGLFGSSLIRVQVPSLLAFILNDVMHPFYVFQILAIALWIWDDYVQYAVAILLITAVSTVAECVQTRHNLLRLRDMSAQRCSVAVHRTVWEDTCAASSSPLPRLPSSPSSGGEGGSGAHEGASARRRKRKIVVEEIDSEDLVVGDVFEITTGMVLPCDAIILRGTVVVTESCLTGESFPIVKTPLPEGRGSGDEERGLNLEQAARHQLFAGTKVLSVRVPPSSAQGPSSPEQEPLAFAAVCRVGYATAQGRTFRTLLFPSAMRIDFETDALKFVAILSVLAGIGAVFTLVISLLQGLPPKEIFFRVFDLFTAAVPPALPASMSVGLSVAVSRLYALYSVYCTAPSRLGMGGYVRCLCFDKTGTLTEEGVRMEACLPSCQGCPSTAAPSLTAEPAPLGARDSQTPPVALLEVAAYGEGREAGGDRGDAGARRGAGEGGSCRAAAEEGRAFFLPLMKPEALRSAAGARARGDAGEARPRSKVTLAAPECVSPCRPSPWSPATLSAPARQQRSSPPRASLQPCEGEGGATANAKAGASADFCAAAIAPPPRGDSPALEAHDADADFASPRACFSPTPSTTSVSPAVSAERHWRVLCASSASALPSAGASPASALSPASSPSAGSPLGGTTACAAACDCVKHLTRCMSVCHSLLRIGGEIAGDPLELQMLTHTNWLLLDGAGGAESHTADSESRGETGEASTGGDEAMGRGTDSERPAEAATRDAAALTAPLRPLLAPRAADAAESPLTTRKGDAVPPPRRRETVVVGDVEDEHAAFRQLQSETETGGEIAGLTFMLPPDPLDANRRTLRGAQAIVRRFDFDSSLQRMSVIARDHDTGEYFVYCKGSTEMLRTLCDRHTLPEDLDDKLHHFSASGYRVIALAGRALQPAGAQARARTARCISREAAELGLTFLGLALFTNQLKPETQAVIATLLQAQCAVRIATGDHPLTSIAVARQCGLFGFAPNSSSRKEPLQAAPTRQREAATDTGEADAEGQRRGAERRSGRRGLFAARVPGGRGEAQSTLRRALAVEPARALSTAFASCSPQALWRALAGRATRRVRARAIFGEEFCARLLHSTEEEGERLAAGCLGAEGAAEDAAEPRGDRAQSGAALSALSFEGGGEWAMGAGGRGADDETALPFRVVVSAPLSDTAEDASGRRKCSRDPRQRADSAPDRRAPAREAAAQRARAEREGTAEGTEEENAKMTRAAPRQRPPGAECETEQGPPEDELDDSPVIILGDVYQTEQGEGHVGGPEYLLWTLLPQTHAARESFEREAPLSHAGDADNALGDAAGHALQPAASPGAAASCASQSSFDLRVLLAKLPDIRSASLVLTGRAFRHLKRLQALTHFPYVEECDQVVARVRKHQQEILEAQKCLGEDGDSDDVEAAASASDGEGDSPCAKAARERGRGGADPPSGLGSFSPRNSEDAEEARCESARQDVVVVIHPREGREEGVGVSDASALSSSTSPARPEPRAGCHPPGSTGGGVSRALGDRPNACGRLPFFSVASEARVPPPYAGARPWRPSATPQRSRRGKGRRRRGDEEEEGEHADVEIGDGEMLWDDEEDDHVSSWRVPDESGSCASPPRGDDSAPLASLATPLAPRTLRDAQAVRTRPSGAEETLETRQLSVAPPRGMERRGASAGEGGLRGSAGGSLLLPPPTLERETSRASSRRTRGERRRRETVFSGIDFFLETSEGFPTSCAADAESLRRPGGGLRSPGAREKRDRGIYVSSSESEEGGGDSAPAHTALAHRRDAPAETERHSKFFSFLMWPFFRRRDEARRLLPHEGDAGLEAPRGSRSEAGEERVRRRRKRAGRRSRGERDDAREPARPREGRARRHETDQEVDRGGAAASRACDAAARSRGALEREERDEEERRREEEQQLRTVVEALMFPGVAVSLLRQHQRDGETRAPGSLSASQPGSVFSHTEEAISHPRAGAADAAGEESQTRRRDGDAGGASDEDEREPEIGAERRQARRRRRAACEKARAGEAGGAENVEPQQQAAKGGGGGHEETQGAAQTAQGPSAVGEAKRRRGGSSRRSLHRPPPPRHAFRFRSPGEEEPLALSSLFPLSSALLRSTARLRSPVLAESLYASKLLLPPPQLHALSSEEAAGSDEGSHERGDRRTGLLQAAAAPGAALGCCAAAAGADRDGAPASEREEALQAEARSLASPLLTSSLASPEALESSDLPPLSRVDCFPSFFQRAEQERGAQASSLAPLLPPEEKENVFGDAFFECLGRPQAPTAEEKDEAAIVATASALLHLPSSAAAFGDPPHAATCLAFSAPTLVSRGGVESGSEGRRGDAASVDESDGGGASPGGQNERRGERARERTGSRRAEDDGTRGKVAEERGEAQRTTRASPGGSLEEVEEAETGSHGERRRRRMKRQRVEDLHAAHSRRGDEEDIEGAGGPEQTEGGKDDYHDLEQKGSEGEGTKAKKPDRKRREEMHAAGQEMRQSEATEASRRVRTGAKNEPQTEAPHVLGGEEATEKRKELQAEGGEGRPTGEEDTGDLADGVAVAVAREACKGTTATPALSQDSPARLHSPHAPPVNVWEGLTLQLRVLQRHQQPAAFYTRWSLKRSAAEATPPPSSDHAAAAGCSDALLACEAARKETKKDAGHAFVFHMSLYEYVVRQTVVLCRASPQDKGEFISALQDLPAEPFVAMCGDGTNDAVAIKQADVGVSILPPSVMGERLRASSAAREEPALPSGASLASSFSAVSLWATVQLLLEGRCMVMNSFSTFKFIACYSVIQFTSVLLLYAQAGNLTDAQYMWIDLFTILPLSVTLARTNAADSLSPLTPPRSLVSAPILVSLLGQLVIQVFFQILALVLLCRQPFYVPFIPDTSHDLLRASSVAAVDGGDSLAGFENTVVFLVSSMQYIFCCAAFTSSSFPWRKAIWTNHQCFAGMALLLLASVAFLLFAPSDLPAVIAPSFAFLASWLRLRVSAIPRDFRLKLLQLVACNGLLSLLFEVGVVRRLLERHVEESTSKSSRINSAHIPADRRKFTVTVVYP